Genomic segment of Bacteroidota bacterium:
CCCGCATTAACAGCTTTGCACATGTGAACCATACGGAGGAAAATAAAAGAATTGGTGTGTTGCTTTGCATTAACGGCGCAGGCATCACCAATAACTGGATCAAAAATAATTTCACCAATAATGGAGATTATAAAGCATTGAACGATGCAGCTAATAAAATCTATCCCGGCAGCGAAGGGGTACAAGTGATTCCATTTGGTAATGGTGCTGAGCGAATGCTGAATAACAAAACTGTTGGTGCACATATCCTCAACTTTGACTGGAACCTTCATACACCATTGCATGTTTATCGTGCAGGACAGGAAGGAGTTTCATTTGCTTTTCGTTATGGTTTGGATATAATGAAAAAGAACGGCATTAAGCCAACAGTGATAAGAGCAGGCAAAGCAAATATGTTTTTAAGCAAAACGTTTGTAAAAGCATTTGTGAATACAACAGCGGTGCCTGTAGAATTATATAACAGTGATGGAAGCGTTGGTGCAGCAATAGGCGCAGGTATTGGTGCAAACTTTTTTGTAACACCTGCTGAAGCATTTACAAATATGAAAGCAGTTGAAAAAGTTGAACCGCTGCAGGAAAGTATTTATAATGATGCTTACCAAAAATGGAAAGAAAGCTTGATCGGGCTTATGAAAATGCAGGAAGTAGAAGAATAAGATTGATTACACTGATTTATTCTTTGCTGCAATCATTCTTTTTGAATTGTTCATCTACAACTTCTTTTATCTGCAAATGGGCATCGGCTCTTTCTTCTCCCAGAAAATTTTTTACAACAACAAGATAAGCATAGCCGCGACAGAAATCGATCATCGGCCAGGTGCCAAATAATCCAGGGCTTGCAAGTGCTGTTGCCTTATTATCTTTTTCTTCAATCACCCAACTTCCTGATGCATAATTAAAACCTGTTGCAGATTTGGGGGCATATTTTATTTGTTCAGCTTTCGTATTTATTTTCATCATCTCATCGATCGACGCTTCACTGATGATCTGTTTGCCTTTATAATTTCCGCGGTTCAGCAGCATGGTCAAAAATTTCATATAATCTTCTGCAGTTGATTTAGCACCGCCGCTAGGATTGATCGGGCCCATATTCGCTTCAGTAAAATTGGAACTGCGCATAGTCAATGGGCCAAATAATTTTAGTTTGATAAGTTGATCAAATTTTTTCTTTGTTACTATTTCGCATATACGACCGGCAATATTTAATCCATATCCACTATACCGGAACTCTGTTCCCGGTGCCGCCTGTATTTCTCT
This window contains:
- a CDS encoding beta-lactamase family protein, yielding MSQKILLDCLKSTVIATFLLILQPLNAQNKWVDLDDILQQKQQLLGKDLVMMVANKDTIVYKKELGDFKSKTPAPIASASKWFTAALVMILVDEGKISLDDNIVNYIPEFGKYFKKYITVRHCLSHMTGIKEEGGVIKNLFQRKKYESLEEEVNAIASREIQAAPGTEFRYSGYGLNIAGRICEIVTKKKFDQLIKLKLFGPLTMRSSNFTEANMGPINPSGGAKSTAEDYMKFLTMLLNRGNYKGKQIISEASIDEMMKINTKAEQIKYAPKSATGFNYASGSWVIEEKDNKATALASPGLFGTWPMIDFCRGYAYLVVVKNFLGEERADAHLQIKEVVDEQFKKNDCSKE